In Lycium barbarum isolate Lr01 chromosome 9, ASM1917538v2, whole genome shotgun sequence, the DNA window TCAGTTtgggaagaaaaagaaaacaatgcGTCAGTTTCATCCTAGTTGGTTCAAAGGTCGACATTCCAAGTGGTTAGAGTACAGTATATCAAAAGATGCTGCTTATTGTTTGTGTTGCTATTTGTTTAAAAATGAGCATGATGTTCGTGGAAATATGGGAGATGCTTTTACGAAAAAGGGTTATAAGGGTTGGAACAAGGCTAAGGAAAGATTCAAAACTCATATTGGACAGGTAAATAGCATCCACAACAAGTGTTTCAACATGATGATTGATTTGATAAATCAATCACAATCAATTCGCACTTCTTTTGACAAGCGTAAGGAGAAAGACAAAAATGAATCTCGACATCGCTTGGGTGCTTGCAAGGTTTCTCTTAAGATTAGGATTGCCGTTTCATGGTCATGATGAGAGCATATCATCTACAAATAGAGGTATATTTCTTGAACTTTTGCAATGGTATGGAGCCATGGATCAGGAAGTTGGAAGCATTATATTACAAAATGCtccaaaaaatgaaatgatgtgttatccaaaaattcaaaaagataTTGTTGATGCTTGTGCAAAAGAAACAATCAAAGCTATTATTGAAGACTTGGATGGTGATTATTTCGGAATACTGGTTGATGAATCGAAGGATATATCACACAAGGAGCAAATGGCACTTGTTCTACGATATGTTGACAAAAAAGGTGAAGTGATAGAGCGATTTGTTGGTATTGTCCATGTTAATGATACATCTGCACGATCAATGAAGGAAACAATCTATTCTTTTCTTTCGGATCACTCATTAAGTCCATCCCAAATACGTGGGCAAGGTTATGATGGTGCTAGTAACATGCAAGGAGAACTAAATGGTCTTAAAAGTTTAATTTTGCGTGATACTCCATCTGCATATTCCACCCATTGTTTTGCTCACCAATTGCAGTTGACACTTGTGGCTCTTGCGAAGAAAAATACAGATGTGGATGATTTTTTTTGTATAGTTACTAATGTATTGAATATTGTTGGAGCATCTTATAAGCGCAGGGATTTGCTCAGACAACATCAAGCTGCAAAGTTAGAAGAGTTGCTCATTTCTGGTGAAGTGCACACAGGACGGGGACTAAATCAAGAACGTGGGCTTCAACGACCAGGTGACACTCGTTGGGGTTCTCATTATAAAACATTACAGAATTTCATTGATATATTTCCATCAATTCTTTATGTTCTTGAATTTGCTGCATGTGAGTGTCCAAATTATATCGATAGACTTACAGCTGAAAGTCTTGCGGATAAGATTAAggggtttgattttgtttttatgTTGCACTTGATGTTGGAAGTTCTGAAGAAGACAAATTATTTGAACTGCTCATTACAGAAGATGGATCAAGATATTGTCAATGCTATGGGGCTGCTCAATACTGCAAAGCAAGAATTGCAAATGATGAGGGATAGGGGATGGAAATCATTACTCGATGATGCCTTTTCTTTTTGTAATAACCATGAGATATTTATTCCGAAGATGGATGCTAACTACATTCCTGGGAAGTCGAAACGTAGAGC includes these proteins:
- the LOC132611217 gene encoding uncharacterized protein LOC132611217 isoform X1; this translates as MNLDIAWVLARFLLRLGLPFHGHDESISSTNRGIFLELLQWYGAMDQEVGSIILQNAPKNEMMCYPKIQKDIVDACAKETIKAIIEDLDGDYFGILVDESKDISHKEQMALVLRYVDKKGEVIERFVGIVHVNDTSARSMKETIYSFLSDHSLSPSQIRGQGYDGASNMQGELNGLKSLILRDTPSAYSTHCFAHQLQLTLVALAKKNTDVDDFFCIVTNVLNIVGASYKRRDLLRQHQAAKLEELLISGEVHTGRGLNQERGLQRPGDTRWGSHYKTLQNFIDIFPSILYVLEFAACECPNYIDRLTAESLADKIKGFDFVFMLHLMLEVLKKTNYLNCSLQKMDQDIVNAMGLLNTAKQELQMMRDRGWKSLLDDAFSFCNNHEIFIPKMDANYIPGKSKRRALDVTYSHHFRVGIFLSCY
- the LOC132611217 gene encoding uncharacterized protein LOC132611217 isoform X3; the protein is MNLDIAWVLARFLLRLGLPFHGHDESISSTNRGIFLELLQWYGAMDQEVGSIILQNAPKNEMMCYPKIQKDIVDACAKETIKAIIEDLDGDYFGILVDESKDISHKEQMALVLRYVDKKGEVIERFVGIVHVNDTSARSMKETIYSFLSDHSLSPSQIRGQGYDGASNMQGELNGLKSLILRDTPSAYSTHCFAHQLQLTLVALAKKNTDVDDFFCIVTNVLNIVGASYKRRDLLRQHQAAKLEELLISGEVHTGRGLNQERGLQRPEDGSRYCQCYGAAQYCKARIANDEG
- the LOC132611217 gene encoding uncharacterized protein LOC132611217 isoform X2, translating into MNLDIAWVLARFLLRLGLPFHGHDESISSTNRGIFLELLQWYGAMDQEVGSIILQNAPKNEMMCYPKIQKDIVDACAKETIKAIIEDLDGDYFGILVDESKDISHKEQMALVLRYVDKKGEVIERFVGIVHVNDTSARSMKETIYSFLSDHSLSPSQIRGQGYDGASNMQGELNGLKSLILRDTPSAYSTHCFAHQLQLTLVALAKKNTDVDDFFCIVTNVLNIVGASYKRRDLLRQHQAAKLEELLISGEVHTGRGLNQERGLQRPVLKKTNYLNCSLQKMDQDIVNAMGLLNTAKQELQMMRDRGWKSLLDDAFSFCNNHEIFIPKMDANYIPGKSKRRALDVTYSHHFRVGIFLSCY